In Leguminivora glycinivorella isolate SPB_JAAS2020 chromosome 11, LegGlyc_1.1, whole genome shotgun sequence, a single window of DNA contains:
- the LOC125230979 gene encoding 60S ribosomal protein L34-like yields the protein MVQRLTFRRRLSYNTKSNQRRIVRTPGGRLVYQYVKKPKKIPRCGNCKSKLRGIQPARPAERSRLCYRKKTVKRAYGGVLCHKCVKQRIVRAFLIEEQKLVKVYKAQQANPRISKKAAK from the exons ATGGTGCAGCGGCTAACGTTCAGACGACGTCTGTCGTACAATACCAAATCAAACCAGAGGAGGAT AGTGCGCACCCCTGGCGGCCGCCTAGTCTACCAATACGTCAAGAAACCCAAGAAGATCCCGAGATGCGGCAACTGCAAGAGCAAGCTCCGCGGCATACAGCCGGCGCGCCCCGCTGAGCGCTCCCGCCTCTGCTACCGCAAGAAGACCGTCAAGCGCGCGTACGGCGGCGTGCTGTGCCACAAGTGCGTCAAGCAGCGCATCGTGCGCGCCTTCCTCATTGAGGAGCAGAAACTGGTGAAGGTTTACAAAGCGCAACAGGCCAACCCCAGGATCAGCAAGAAGGCCGCGAAATGA
- the LOC125230976 gene encoding serine/threonine-protein kinase RIO3 — protein sequence MSNPWKKVAAPVVAENLSDIMSEQYAKGLQVQEEIKFAELISDQQVCPSSSDDIPPEILQQLQDANLTEYCDSDAIIAKVLQCQFDKEYDDEIKRVEKKRNGDAKVSVSYDNYRNVPENLVYDTDSEDEDVDVAAKKDWDRFETNEKEYASLPKRGYIIKDGEMVTKHDSVINGRRNACRIMAFPPEVCTGDGAGFDMKLPNSVFNHLKEQTRHHQSRRPKMLDRKESQATAEMGLDEATRLILFKLINNGMLEDINGIISTGKESVVLHANSDPSFPDMILPKECAIKVFKTTLNEFKTRDKYIKADYRFKDRFSKQNPRKIVHMWAEKEMHNMMRMQKIGLNCPDMICLKKHILVMSFIGRDNKPAPKLRDAILSPEKWESVYKEVVDGVHKLYKEGHMIHADLSEYNILWWENKCWFIDVSQSVQPDHPNGLEFLLRDCRNISNFFEKKGVPDVKTAEELFKSITGFEEVDVNLLEGVHTTYNSLSSRFEIAPDDNRNVSYPFEYCWNKSSESKQKSDSDVDSDDDEFEEMWTQSLKAKAVDTATNFGNEVTVSEPTTSIVDKEANFGNVIDVSSVGDKGSTEKEKKS from the exons atGTCGAATCCCTGGAAGAAAGTTGCAGCGCCCGTGGTAGCAGAAAACTTATCGGACATAATGTCTGAACAATATGCAAAAGGACTACAGGTCCAAGAAGAAATAAAGTTCGCGGAGCTGATATCTGATCAGCAAGTGTGTCCCTCGTCATCGGATGATATTCCCCCAGAGATCCTGCAGCAGTTACAGGATGCAAACTTGACAGAATACTGCGATTCAGATGCTATTATTGCAAAAGTGTTGCAATGTCAATTCGACAAAGAATACGATGACGAAATCAAGAGAGTCGAAAAGAAGCGGAACGGAGATGCCAAAGTTTCCGTGTCATATGATAACTACCGCAATGTGCCTGAAAATCTGGTCTACGACACTGATTCGGAAGATGAAGATGTCGATGTTGCAGCCAAGAAAGATTGGGATCGGTTTGAGACTAACGAGAAGGAATACGCGAGTCTGCCGAAGCGCGGGTATATTATCAAAGATGGAGAGATGGTAACCAAGCACGACAGCGTTATCAACGGCCGCCGGAACGCGTGCCGCATCATGGCCTTCCCGCCCGAGGTGTGTACGGGCGACGGCGCCGGGTTCGACATGAAACTGCCAAACTCTGTGTTCAACCATTTGAAGGAACAAACTAGACATCATCAGTCGCGTAGGCCTAAGATGTTGGACCGAAAAGAGAGTCAAGCTACTGCTGAAATGGGTCTCGATGAAGCTACTCGCCTCATCCTTTTCAAGCTCATTAACAATGGAATGTTAGAGGATATTAACGGTATAATCTCAACCGGGAAGGAGTCAGTCGTACTCCATGCTAATAGCGATCCTTCATTCCCAGACATGATCCTGCCTAAAGAATGTGCCATCAAAGTGTTCAAAACAACTTTGAATGAGTTCAAAACTCGCGATAAATATATTAAAGCTGATTACCGCTTCAAAGACCGCTTTTCTAAGCAAAACCCAAGGAAAATTGTTCACATGTGGGCTGAGAAAGAGATGCATAACATGATGAGGATGCAGAAGATCGGATTGAACTGCCCGGACATGATTTGTCTGAAGAAACATATCCTAGTCATGTCTTTCATTGGCAGGGATAATAAGCCTGCACCAAAGCTGCGAGATGCAATCCTAAGCCCTGAAAAATGGGAGAGTGTATACAAGGAGGTTGTAGATGGTGTTCACAAGCTGTACAAGGAGGGGCACATGATCCATGCGGACCTGTCGGAGTACAACATCCTGTGGTGGGAGAACAAGTGCTGGTTCATTGATGTGTCACAGTCTGTGCAGCCGGACCATCCTAATGGACTGGAGTTCCTGCTCAGAGATTGCCGTAACATCAGCAAT TTCTTTGAGAAAAAGGGGGTGCCCGACGTGAAGACAGCTGAAGAACTCTTCAAGTCCATCACAGGCTTTGAAGAAGTGGATGTCAACTTGCTGGAAGGAGTCCACACTACATACAATTCACTCTCCTCCCGTTTCGAAATAGCTCCGGATGACAACAGGAATGTGAGCTATCCGTTTGAATACTGCTGGAATAAGAGCAGCGAGTCAAAGCAAAAGAGTGACTCGGACGTTGATtctgatgatgatgagtttGAGGAAATGTGGACTCAGTCGCTGAAGGCAAAGGCTGTTGATACTGCTACCAACTTTGGTAATGAAGTTACCGTATCTGAACCTACTACGTCTATAGTTGACAAAGAAGCCAACTTTGGCAATGTCATTGATGTTTCCTCAGTCGGGGATAAAGGTAGTACTGAGAAGGAGAAAAAGTCTTAA
- the LOC125230977 gene encoding 60S ribosomal protein L8-like isoform X2 — MGRTIRPQRKGAGSVFVSHTNKRKGAPKLRSLDFAERHDYIKGVVKDIIHDPGRGAPLAMIHFRDPYKLKICKELLIAPEGLCTGQLVFYGKKAALQIGNVMPIGVMPEGTIVCNLEEKFGDRGKLARGSGNFATVLAHNFNENRTRVQLPSGVKKVLPSGNRGMVGIVAGGGRIDKPLLKAGRVYKKFKVKRNSWPRVRGVAMNPVEHPHGGGNHQHVGKASTVRRVASAGRKVGLIAARRTGRIRGVLHRK; from the coding sequence ATGGGCCGTACAATTCGTCCTCAGCGCAAAGGCGCTGGCTCCGTCTTTGTTTCTCACACCAACAAGAGGAAAGGAGCTCCTAAACTCCGTTCTCTGGACTTCGCGGAACGACATGATTACATCAAGGGAGTCGTAAAAGACATCATACATGACCCGGGCCGTGGGGCGCCCCTAGCTATGATACATTTCCGAGATCCTTACAAGTTGAAGATCTGTAAAGAATTATTGATTGCCCCCGAAGGGTTGTGTACTGGCCAGTTAGTTTTCTACGGGAAGAAAGCTGCGCTTCAAATTGGGAATGTGATGCCGATAGGAGTGATGCCTGAAGGAACGATTGTCTGCAACTTGGAAGAGAAGTTCGGTGACCGAGGTAAGCTCGCACGTGGTTCTGGCAATTTCGCTACAGTTCTTGCTCACAATTTTAACGAAAATAGAACCAGAGTTCAGTTGCCATCTGGAGTTAAGAAAGTTTTGCCATCTGGAAATAGAGGAATGGTTGGAATCGTCGCTGGTGGTGGACGTATCGATAAGCCTTTACTCAAAGCTGGTCGGGTGTATAAAAAGTTTAAAGTGAAACGTAACAGCTGGCCGCGCGTCCGCGGTGTTGCTATGAATCCTGTGGAGCATCCCCACGGAGGTGGGAATCATCAGCACGTTGGCAAGGCCTCGACTGTCAGGAGAGTGGCATCGGCTGGTCGCAAGGTTGGTCTCATAGCCGCACGAAGGACTGGTAGGATTCGTGGGGtgttacacagaaaataa
- the LOC125230977 gene encoding serine/threonine-protein kinase RIO3-like isoform X1 produces MESEQVTGPSQFFESDEFDSDYYDFDHDDYKLESRAKLPIKGHQLKHGRVLNNRGSNQEKFLSVRPKTLVKYGKCYVPSAYNFDEETQSIINDSVDKYNYFTSVNGAIMSGERAVLLHCTGHQPSDPKEKPREYLLKVYNKQFGKQMIEKWILNEYASAWHMFKHINVPNVFPPSKNVGSMDFIGDDGKPAPSLQEVTFKITEKIYTDVVTSMYKMYNDAKRVHGNLSPRNMLWWRDKLYFVSLSRSVETSHPIAQKLLMRDCCYVTHFFKSKGLLKVKSILNLFKYITGVEQPDPGVLLALKHNRKQVKNKQKKNKPPHEMLAT; encoded by the exons ATGGAAAGTGAACAAGTAACAGGCCCGTCACAATTTTTTGAAAGCGATGAATTTGACTCAGATTATTACGACTTTGATCATGACGATTATAAACTAGAAAGTCGTGCAAAATTACCTATAAAAGGCCAccagttaaaacatggtagagtTCTCAATAACAGAGGAAGTAACCAAGAAAAGTTCCTATCAGTGAGACCAAAGACGTTAGTAAAATATGGAAAGTGTTATGTCCCTTCAGCATACAATTTTGACGAGGAAACTCAATCTATAATTAATGACAGTGTGGATAAATATAATTACTTTACAAGTGTTAATGGTGCAATTATGTCAGGAGAGAGGGCTGTACTACTTCACTGTACTGGACATCAACCCTCAGATCCTAAGGAAAAACCTAGGGAATATCTGCTCAAAGTTTATAATAAACAGTTTGGAAAACAAATGATTGAGAAATGGATACTAAACGAATATGCAAGTGCATGGCATATGTTCAAACACATAAATGTTCCCAATGTGTTTCCTCCATCAAAAAATGTAGGTAGTATGGATTTTATTGGTGATGACGGTAAACCTGCTCCTAGTCTCCAAGAAGTAACATTCAAAATTACTGAGAAAATATACACAGATGTTGTTACAAGCATGTACAAAATGTATAATGATGCAAAGAGAGTCCATGGGAACCTGTCTCCAAGAAACATGTTGTGGTGGAGGGATAAGCTGTATTTTGTCAGTCTGTCTCGATCTGTGGAAACGAGCCATCCGATAGCTCAGAAACTGCTTATGAGGGATTGCTGCTATGTTACTCAT TTCTTCAAAAGCAAAGGGCTGCTTAAGGTGAAGTCAATCTTAAACCTGTTCAAGTACATCACCGGTGTGGAGCAGCCAGATCCTGGAGTCCTATTGGCCTTAAAGCATAATCGGAAACAAGTCAAGAATAAGCAGAAAAAGAACAAACCACCTCATGAAATGTTGGCTACGTAA
- the LOC125231139 gene encoding serine/threonine-protein kinase RIO1-like, whose amino-acid sequence MQNYSNKVYKEEQKYLDEFKPVSDNHSKKKQVTQRMKVKEYDIIEKEKAIARAPSQYKFDSSTTQILETLITLRHAGEFHNIVGKGLNSVVIHAHCHRNYHLYFPEGNAVKVYKLTNGVEKNNAIYRRVEREYEHLEILQTQYFSNNTPHPVYRNKNVIVMSFIGYDQETAPSISTLPPEKLNEAYEKIVKEIDAWYNKLGLIHGSLSATKIVGNKYFIGWSHSVRKDHPMAFRKLMKDCQFVSEFFKSRGVLVKSPEELFKFITGREKINSKVLEVVQKDLWKTSQTSNHSNPNRKSTSHTKTTQNRFKR is encoded by the exons ATgcaaaattattcaaataaagttTACAAGGAAGAGCAGAAATATTTAGATGAGTTTAAACCAGTTTCTGATAAccattctaaaaaaaaacaagtcacTCAACGAATGAAGGTAAAAGAGTATGACATTATTGAGAAGGAAAAAGCTATTGCTAGAGCACCTTCACAATATAAATTTGATAGCTCAACAACGCAAATTTTAGAAACGCTTATCACACTAAGACATGCAGGGGAATTCCATAATATTGTAGGTAAAGGACTAAACTCTGTTGTGATACATGCACATTGTCATAGAAATTATCATTTGTACTTCCCAGAAGGCAACGCTGTTAAAGTATACAAATTGACTAATGGTGTAGAAAAAAACAATGCTATATACAGGCGTGTGGAAAGGGAGTATGAACATTTGGAGATTTTACAGACACAGTATTTTTCTAACAATACTCCGCATCCAGtgtatagaaataaaaatgttattgtGATGAGTTTCATCGGATACGATCAGGAAACTGCACCGTCGATATCAACACTCCCACCTGAGAAGTTGAATGAAGCTTATGAAAAAATTGTGAAAGAGATAGACGCATGGTACAACAAATTGGGTTTAATACATGGGAGTCTTTCTGCTACTAAAATTGTTGGTAATAAGTATTTTATAGGCTGGTCACATTCTGTGAGGAAGGATCATCCGATGGCTTTCAGAAAGCTGATGAAAGACTGCCAGTTTGTTTCAGAG tTCTTCAAAAGCAGAGGCGTCTTAGTGAAGAGTCCTGAAGAATTGTTCAAATTTATCACAGGGCGTGAGAAGATTAACAGCAAAGTTCTAGAAGTAGTACAGAAGGACTTATGGAAAACCTCACAGACATCTAaccattctaaccccaacagaAAAAGTACTAGTCATACTAAAACCACTCAAAATCGTTTTAAACGTTAA